A genomic segment from Spinacia oleracea cultivar Varoflay chromosome 3, BTI_SOV_V1, whole genome shotgun sequence encodes:
- the LOC110787490 gene encoding NASP-related protein sim3, translated as MAEASNPNSAAKMVEDAANSNPNQSEMTNEGTIQSNALGEHSESSLKNPETSEISAVDDHEKTLEFADELMEKGSLAFKEGDYPDAAEIFSRALEIRVAHYGELAPECVKLYYKFGLALLYKAQEEADPLGSMPKKDAESREGSVKVESAKNNLEGESSIASVSSTAEQCASSSQQQGTNDVPTEEGDEDGESDTDEVNEAEEDESDLDLAWKMLDLARAISEKQSKQTIDMVDILAALAEVSLEREDIETSLSDYQKALTMLEGLVEPDNRYIAELNFRICLCLEVGSRSEEAIPYCQKAITVCKSRILRLLDELDSTPVSTTAPQSSVADKQAEIQTLKSLSSELEKKLEDLQLLVSNPTSILSDILCLAATKARANEQASASAAASSSRIGVAATSNGGDFDSPTVSSAHTSGTTITREVTDLGVVGRGVKRVNMSSANVVESCSSKRPAIDSKPDTGDNKGDNKGA; from the exons ATGGCAGAAGCTTCAAACCCTAATTCCGCAGCAAAAATGGTGGAAGATGCAGCAAATTCAAACCCTAATCAATCAGAAATGACAAACGAGGGGACAATCCAGTCAAATGCGTTAGGGGAGCACTCTGAATCCTCACTCAAAAACCCTGAAACCTCCGAAATTTCTGCTGTTGATGACCATGAGAAGACTCTGGAGTTCGCCGACGAGCTGATGGAGAAAGGAAGCTTGGCGTTTAAAGAAGGCGATTATCCCGAcgctgccgaaatttttagcCGTGCCCTAGAAATCAG GGTTGCTCATTATGGTGAGCTTGCACCTGAATGCGTTAAATTGTACTACAAATTCGGCCTTGCATTGTTGTACAAAGCACAAGAGGAGGCTGATCCATTGGGATCTATGCCAAAGAAAGATGCTGAATCCCGTGAAGGTTCTGTTAAGGTTGAATCTGCAAAGAACAATCTCGAGGGTGAATCATCCATAGCTTCTGTGTCAAGTACTGCTGAGCAGTGTGCGAGTTCAAGTCAGCAGCAAGGAACCAATGATG TTCCAACAGAAGAGGGAGATGAAGACGGGGAAAGCGATACAGATGAAGTTAATGAAGCCGAGGAAGATGAATCTGACTTGGACCTGGCATGGAAAATGCTTGATCTTGCTAGGGCAATATCAGAAAAGCAGTCAAAGCAGACGATAGACATGGTAGATATATTGGCAGCTCTTGCTGAAGTTTCCCTTGAAAGAg AGGATATTGAGACATCGCTCAGTGATTATCAGAAAGCACTTACCATGTTGGAGGGTTTGGTTGAACCTGATAATCGCTATATAGCTGAGTT AAATTTCCGCATCTGCCTTTGTCTAGAGGTTGGCTCCAGGTCTGAAGAAGCTATTCCGTATTGCCAGAAGGCTATAACTGTTTGTAAATCAAGGATTTTGCGCTTGTTGGATGAACTGGACAGCACACCAGTGTCAACAACCGCGCCTCAGTCTTCTGTTGCTGATAAACAAGCAGAGATTCAAACATTGAAGAGTCTCTCCAGTGAGCTGGAAAAGAAG CTTGAAGATCTGCAACTATTGGTATCCAACCCAACATCTATCCTCTCCGATATCCTGTGTTTGGCAGCAACGAAAGCAAGGGCCAATGAGCAGGCTTCAGCTTCAGCAGCAGCAAGTTCTTCACGTATTGGTGTTGCCGCCACAAGCAATGGTGGAGATTTCGATTCTCCCACCGTATCCAGTGCTCACACCAGTGGAACCACCATCACCAGAGAAGTAACAGATCTTGGTGTTGTGGGCAGAGGAGTAAAGCGTGTCAACATGAGTTCTGCGAATGTAGTAGAATCATGCTCCAGCAAAAGACCTGCCATTGATTCTAAACCTGATACAGGCGATAACAAAG GTGATAACAAAGGTGCTTGA